Proteins encoded in a region of the Pelmatolapia mariae isolate MD_Pm_ZW linkage group LG6, Pm_UMD_F_2, whole genome shotgun sequence genome:
- the LOC134629841 gene encoding E3 ubiquitin-protein ligase TRIM21-like yields MAAAARLLTEDQLLCSVCLDVFTDPVSTPCGHNFCKACMCKYADPDVPFQCPVCMKMFYPKPELQVNTLISEMVNAFRRSEQQPGEKLVKMEAEIQQTIEEIRLKIEELKRSVELGKEEADREMADGVQVFAALKEYVAKLTEAIREKQRQTELQAEGFIRKMEQDIRELKKRKTEVELLSVLQLEEPLSEEMKEKLPKMLARFELRRVQSYAVDVTFDPDTANPCLVLSDDGKQVHDSDVRQKLPDNPERFSYCINVLGEQSFSSGRFYFEVQVKGKTEWTLGVATESTNRKAQITLSPRDGFWTVRLRDGYEYKAKADPDVALSLRSGPERVGVFVDYDEGRVSFYDVSAAALIYSFTGCSFTQKLRPFFSPGLNDDGRNSAPLIITPID; encoded by the exons ATGGCTGCTGCCGCCCGTCTGCTGACTGAAGATCAGCTTCTGTGCTCCGTCTGTCTGGATGTGTTCACCGATCCGGTCAGCACGCCGTGTGGACACAACTTCTGCAAAGCCTGCATGTGTAAATACGCAGATCCTGACGTCCCGTTCCAGTGTCCCGTCTGCATGAAGATGTTCTACCCAAAGCCCGAGCTGCAGGTCAACACTCTGATCTCTGAGATGGTCAATGCCTTCAGACGCTCAGAGCAACAGCCAG GAGAGAAACTGGTGAAGATGGAGGCTGAAATCCAGCAGACGATCGAGGAGATCCGACTGAAGATTGAGGAGCTCAAACGCTCAGTGGAGCTCGGCAAAGAGGaagcagacagagagatggCAGATGGCGTTCAGGTCTTTGCTGCTCTTAAAGAGTATGTGGCCAAGCTCACGGAGGCCATCAGAGAGaagcagagacaaacagagctGCAGGCTGAAGGCTTCATCAGAAAGATGGAGCAGGACATCCGTGAgctgaagaagaggaagacGGAGGTGGAGCTGCTCTCTGTGCTTCAGCTGGAGGAACCACTGTCTGAGGAGATGAAGGAGAAACTACCCAAGATGCTCGCCAGGTTCGAGCTGAGGCGGGTTCAGAGCTACGCAGTGGACGTGACGTTTGATCCAGACACAGCAAATCCTTGCCTCGTCCTGTCTGATGATGGGAAACAAGTTCACGATAGTGATGTGAGGCAGAAGCTTCCAGACAACCCAGAGAGATTTTCTTACTGTATTAATGTTTTAGGAGAGCAGAGTTTCTCTTCAGGCAGATTTTACTTTGAGGTTCAGGTTAAAGGAAAGACCGAGTGGACTTTAGGAGTGGCCACAGAGTCGACCAACAGGAAGGCTCAAATCACACTGAGTCCTCGGGACGGTTTCTGGACTGTGAGGCTGAGAGATGGATACGAGTACAAAGCTAAGGCTGACCCTGAtgtcgctctctctctccgGTCTGGTCCTGAGAGGGTGGGGGTGTTTGTGGACTATGATGAGGGTCGGGTCTCTTTTTATGACGTgtctgctgcagctctgatctaCTCCTTTACTGGCTGCTCCTTCACTCAGAAGCTCCGCCCATTCTTCAGTCCTGGTCTGAATGATGATGGTAGAAACTCTGCACCGCTAATCATCACCCCCATTGATTAG